A section of the Streptomyces sp. Je 1-369 genome encodes:
- a CDS encoding type 1 glutamine amidotransferase domain-containing protein: MSKILFVVTGVDHWTLADGTRHPTGFWAEEAVAPYEAFKAAGHEIVVATPGGVVPTVDGGSLAPEVNGGQEGAEKVAASLAAFTELLHPVKLAEVNLDDYAAVFYPGGHGPMEDLAVDAESGKLLTTALETGKPLGIVCHAPAALLAAVSADGLPSFAGYRLTGFTNAEETQAGLADRAKWLLQDRLVQGGADFQEGEPWAPHVVVDRNLVTGQNPASSAPLAVELLGKLA; encoded by the coding sequence ATGTCGAAGATCCTGTTCGTAGTCACCGGCGTCGACCACTGGACCCTGGCCGACGGCACCCGGCACCCCACCGGCTTCTGGGCCGAGGAGGCCGTCGCGCCGTACGAGGCGTTCAAGGCCGCAGGCCACGAGATCGTCGTCGCCACGCCCGGCGGCGTCGTCCCCACCGTCGACGGCGGCTCCCTCGCCCCCGAGGTCAACGGCGGTCAGGAAGGTGCCGAGAAGGTCGCCGCCTCCCTCGCCGCGTTCACCGAACTCCTCCACCCGGTCAAGCTGGCCGAGGTGAACCTCGACGACTACGCCGCCGTCTTCTACCCCGGCGGCCACGGCCCCATGGAGGACCTCGCCGTCGACGCCGAGTCGGGCAAGCTGCTCACCACCGCCCTGGAGACCGGCAAGCCGCTCGGCATCGTCTGCCACGCCCCGGCCGCGCTCCTCGCCGCCGTCTCCGCCGACGGCCTGCCCTCGTTCGCGGGCTACCGCCTCACCGGCTTCACCAACGCCGAGGAGACCCAGGCCGGCCTCGCCGACCGGGCGAAGTGGCTGCTCCAGGACCGTCTGGTGCAGGGCGGCGCCGACTTCCAGGAGGGCGAGCCGTGGGCCCCGCACGTGGTCGTCGACCGCAACCTGGTCACCGGCCAGAACCCCGCGTCCTCCGCCCCGCTCGCCGTCGAGCTGCTCGGGAAGCTGGCCTGA
- a CDS encoding TetR/AcrR family transcriptional regulator, whose protein sequence is MGTDRLDEALDAAYDCLRRYGARRTTMDDIASAMGVSRSAVYQYVRGKDDAFRRLAGRLHEQALRQAREAVTADAPYAERLHGVLAAKLGLVLQLAGDSPHAAELLDGRTRLFGDICTSFTAELRELLTGLFTESGTVAGVTPAEAADICVALVVGLEGAPDPRSLLGPATDALATGLLGTAALRENA, encoded by the coding sequence ATGGGCACCGACCGGCTCGACGAGGCCCTCGACGCCGCCTACGACTGCCTCAGGCGGTACGGCGCGCGGCGCACCACGATGGACGACATCGCCTCCGCCATGGGCGTGTCCCGGTCCGCCGTCTACCAGTACGTGCGCGGCAAGGACGACGCCTTCCGCAGGCTCGCCGGACGCCTCCACGAGCAGGCGCTCCGGCAAGCCAGGGAGGCGGTCACCGCTGACGCGCCGTACGCGGAGAGACTGCACGGCGTCCTGGCCGCCAAGCTCGGCCTCGTGCTCCAGCTCGCCGGGGACTCCCCGCACGCCGCCGAGCTGCTCGACGGCAGGACCCGCCTGTTCGGCGACATCTGTACGTCGTTCACGGCGGAGCTGCGCGAGCTCCTGACCGGCCTGTTCACCGAGTCGGGCACGGTCGCGGGCGTGACGCCCGCCGAGGCGGCCGACATCTGCGTCGCGCTGGTCGTCGGCCTGGAGGGGGCGCCCGATCCCCGGAGCCTGCTGGGCCCGGCCACCGACGCCCTCGCCACAGGCCTGCTCGGCACGGCGGCCCTTCGTGAGAACGCGTAA
- a CDS encoding aldehyde dehydrogenase family protein — protein sequence MPTDVALTDRTASLVARLRATFATGRTRPLAWRQEQLTRLRALFTENREAIADALHSDLHKPRPEAYGAEIDLPVHEIDHTLAHLAQWLEPERLDRASLAGLPEGSTAGTQYEPLGTVLVIAPWNYPVQLSLVPVAGALAAGNTVILKPSELAPATSELIARLVPQYLDPEAVAVVEGGIPETTALLAERFDHIFYTGNGTVGRIVMRAAAEHLTPVTLELGGKSPVFVDRDADVATVAARLADAKFRNAGQTCVAPDYVLTDPDTARTLAGALAEAVERLFGADPQSSPAYGRMVNERHFDRVSGLLDSGTTAFGGRTDRDDVYIAPTVLTGVTADDPVMAEEIFGPVLPIVEVAGLDEAIAFINDRDKPLALYGFTENETTRRRLAAETSSGGLGFGLPMAHLRVSELPFGGVGESGMGSYHGPHSIAAFSHRRARLDVPLGSRS from the coding sequence ATGCCCACCGACGTCGCCCTCACCGACCGGACCGCCTCCCTGGTCGCCCGGCTGCGCGCCACCTTCGCCACCGGCCGCACCCGGCCCCTCGCCTGGCGCCAGGAGCAGCTGACCCGGCTGCGCGCGCTGTTCACCGAGAACCGCGAGGCCATCGCCGACGCCCTCCACAGCGACCTGCACAAGCCCCGCCCCGAGGCGTACGGCGCGGAGATCGACCTGCCCGTGCACGAGATCGACCACACGCTGGCGCACCTCGCGCAGTGGCTGGAGCCGGAGCGGCTCGACCGGGCCTCCCTCGCCGGGCTGCCCGAGGGGTCCACGGCCGGCACGCAGTACGAGCCGCTGGGCACCGTGCTGGTCATCGCCCCGTGGAACTACCCGGTCCAGCTCTCCCTCGTACCGGTCGCCGGAGCGCTCGCGGCCGGCAACACGGTGATCCTCAAGCCGAGTGAACTCGCTCCGGCGACCTCGGAGTTGATCGCCCGTCTCGTGCCGCAGTACCTGGACCCGGAGGCCGTCGCCGTCGTCGAGGGCGGCATCCCCGAGACCACGGCGCTGCTCGCCGAGCGCTTCGACCACATCTTCTACACCGGCAACGGCACGGTCGGCCGCATCGTCATGCGCGCCGCCGCCGAGCACCTCACGCCCGTGACCCTCGAACTGGGCGGCAAGTCCCCGGTGTTCGTGGACCGGGACGCCGATGTCGCCACCGTTGCGGCCCGCCTTGCCGACGCCAAGTTCCGCAACGCCGGGCAGACCTGCGTCGCGCCGGACTACGTCCTGACCGATCCGGACACCGCCCGCACCCTCGCCGGCGCGCTCGCGGAGGCGGTGGAGCGTCTCTTCGGCGCCGATCCGCAGTCCTCACCGGCGTACGGGCGGATGGTGAACGAGCGGCACTTCGACCGCGTGAGCGGCCTGCTCGACTCCGGTACGACGGCGTTCGGCGGCCGGACCGACCGGGACGACGTGTACATCGCACCGACCGTCCTGACGGGTGTGACGGCGGACGACCCCGTCATGGCCGAGGAGATCTTCGGCCCGGTCCTGCCCATCGTGGAGGTCGCGGGCCTGGATGAGGCCATCGCGTTCATCAACGACCGCGACAAGCCGCTGGCTCTGTACGGCTTCACGGAGAACGAGACGACACGGCGCCGACTCGCCGCCGAGACCTCGTCCGGCGGCCTGGGCTTCGGACTGCCGATGGCTCATCTGCGCGTGTCCGAGCTGCCGTTCGGCGGCGTCGGCGAGAGCGGCATGGGCAGCTACCACGGCCCGCACTCCATCGCCGCGTTCAGCCACCGCCGCGCCCGCCTGGACGTGCCGCTCGGCAGCCGGTCGTAA
- a CDS encoding FAD-dependent oxidoreductase, with product MPRPLRVAIVGAGPAGIYAADALLKSAVAVEPGVSIDLFERMPAPFGLIRYGVAPDHPRIKGIITALHQVLDKPQIRLFGNVDYPRDISLDDLRTFYDAVIFSTGATADRALDIPGIDLDGSYGAADFVSWYDGHPDVPRTWPLEAEKVAVLGVGNVALDVARILAKTAEELLPTEIPANVHEGLKANKALEVHVFGRRGPAQAKFSPMELRELDHSPNIEVIVDPEDIDYDDGSIATRRGNKQADMVAKTLENWAIRDVGERPHKLFLHFFESPVEILGEDGKVVGLRTERTALDGTGNVKGTGEFKDWDLGAVYRAVGYLSDELPKLPWDVTSGTVPDVAGRVIEESGEHLQSTYVTGWIRRGPVGLIGHTKGDANETVASLLDDRENGRLHAPASPEPEAVDAFLGERNVRFTTWDGWYRLDAAEKALGEPHGRERVKIVEREDMLKASGA from the coding sequence ATGCCTCGCCCTCTGCGGGTAGCCATTGTCGGAGCCGGTCCCGCCGGAATCTATGCCGCCGACGCGCTGCTCAAGTCCGCAGTGGCGGTCGAGCCGGGTGTGTCGATCGACCTCTTCGAGCGGATGCCGGCGCCGTTCGGTCTGATCCGCTACGGCGTCGCCCCCGACCACCCCCGGATCAAGGGCATCATCACGGCCCTGCACCAGGTCCTCGACAAGCCCCAGATCCGCCTCTTCGGCAACGTCGACTACCCGCGCGACATCAGCCTGGACGACCTGCGCACCTTCTACGACGCGGTGATCTTCTCCACGGGTGCCACCGCCGACCGCGCGCTCGACATACCCGGCATCGACCTCGACGGCTCGTACGGAGCCGCGGACTTCGTGTCCTGGTACGACGGGCACCCCGACGTGCCGCGCACCTGGCCGCTGGAGGCCGAGAAGGTCGCCGTCCTCGGCGTCGGCAACGTAGCGCTCGACGTGGCCCGCATCCTCGCGAAGACCGCCGAGGAACTGCTGCCCACCGAGATCCCGGCGAACGTCCACGAAGGACTCAAGGCCAACAAGGCCCTGGAGGTCCACGTCTTCGGCCGCCGCGGCCCCGCGCAGGCGAAGTTCAGCCCGATGGAACTGCGCGAGCTGGACCACTCGCCGAACATCGAGGTCATCGTCGACCCCGAGGACATCGACTACGACGACGGATCGATCGCGACCCGGCGCGGCAACAAGCAGGCCGACATGGTCGCCAAGACCCTGGAGAACTGGGCGATCCGCGACGTCGGCGAACGCCCGCACAAGCTCTTCCTGCACTTCTTCGAGTCGCCCGTCGAGATCCTCGGCGAGGACGGCAAGGTCGTCGGCCTGCGCACCGAGCGCACCGCCCTCGACGGCACCGGCAACGTCAAGGGCACCGGCGAGTTCAAGGACTGGGACCTCGGGGCGGTCTACCGCGCCGTCGGCTACCTCTCCGACGAACTGCCCAAGCTGCCCTGGGACGTCACGTCCGGCACCGTTCCGGACGTGGCGGGCCGCGTGATCGAGGAGTCCGGCGAGCACCTCCAGTCGACGTACGTCACCGGGTGGATCCGCCGCGGCCCCGTCGGCCTCATCGGCCACACCAAGGGCGACGCCAACGAGACCGTCGCGAGCCTCCTCGACGACCGCGAGAACGGGCGGCTGCACGCGCCCGCCTCGCCCGAGCCCGAGGCCGTCGACGCCTTCCTGGGGGAGCGCAACGTCCGCTTCACCACGTGGGACGGCTGGTACCGCCTCGACGCGGCGGAGAAGGCGCTCGGCGAGCCGCACGGCCGCGAGCGCGTGAAGATCGTCGAGCGCGAGGACATGCTCAAGGCGAGCGGCGCGTAA
- a CDS encoding TOPRIM nucleotidyl transferase/hydrolase domain-containing protein gives MADMWAFRDAVGSWAAGAPGGPARDLAVRLGLRTAVLLEGPSDLAAVETLAARRGRDLAAEGVCVVPMGGAMSVGRYAGLLGPPGLGLRLTGLCDVREQGFYDRGLERAGATRQDIYVCAADLEDELIRALGTARVEEIIRDEGDLRAWQTLQRQPAHQGTPRHQQLRRFLGTKKGRKIRYGSLLTEALAPGEVPAPLDALLASVGPKRT, from the coding sequence ATGGCGGACATGTGGGCGTTCCGGGACGCGGTCGGCAGCTGGGCGGCGGGCGCGCCCGGCGGGCCCGCGCGTGACCTGGCCGTGCGGCTCGGGCTGCGGACGGCCGTGCTTCTGGAGGGGCCGAGCGACCTCGCGGCCGTCGAGACGCTGGCCGCGAGGCGTGGCCGGGACCTGGCCGCCGAAGGGGTGTGCGTCGTGCCGATGGGTGGAGCGATGAGCGTCGGCCGGTACGCCGGGCTGCTCGGGCCGCCCGGTCTCGGCCTGCGCCTGACGGGGTTGTGCGATGTCCGCGAGCAGGGTTTCTACGATCGCGGTCTCGAGCGGGCCGGGGCGACGCGGCAGGACATCTACGTCTGTGCCGCCGACCTGGAGGACGAGCTCATCCGCGCGCTGGGCACGGCGCGGGTCGAGGAGATCATCCGGGACGAGGGCGACCTGCGCGCCTGGCAGACTCTTCAGCGGCAGCCCGCCCACCAGGGCACACCGCGCCATCAGCAGCTGCGACGCTTCCTCGGCACCAAGAAGGGGCGCAAGATCCGCTATGGCAGTCTTCTGACAGAGGCCCTCGCGCCCGGCGAAGTACCCGCTCCGCTGGACGCCCTGCTCGCGAGCGTAGGCCCCAAGCGCACATGA
- a CDS encoding AAA family ATPase — MPQHITDRSTQLDVADTLLGLLRDSTTEPRTDTQLEALTLAVAADLPVLLWGEPGIGKTAALTQLAAALDLPLTTVIASVHEPSDFSGLPVVGDDPAVQGVPMAPPDWAVRLVRAGRGLLFLDELSTAPPAVQAALLRVVLERRIGALRLPPGVRIVAAANPRSSAADGWELSPPLANRFVHLQWAHDHDVVVRGLGGTWPRATLPRLAPEKLTEAVEFARRGVCGLLAARPRLVHQLPSGEARRGGAWPSPRSWETALRLTAFATAAGSSRDVLSLLVRGAVGDGPGLELLAALDRMDLPDPELLLADPAHADLPQRGDLRQAVLDAVVEAVRKRPERSRWDAAWALLVRAVETGAPDLIVVPATTLASLRREDWDVPASIERLAGTVALSRRADRSLAHATRRADGAAKAGL; from the coding sequence TTGCCCCAGCACATCACGGACCGCTCCACCCAACTCGACGTAGCAGACACCTTGTTGGGTCTCCTGCGTGACTCGACCACCGAACCCCGCACCGACACCCAGCTGGAAGCACTCACCCTCGCGGTCGCCGCCGACCTTCCCGTACTCCTGTGGGGAGAGCCGGGCATCGGCAAGACCGCGGCCCTGACCCAGCTCGCCGCCGCCCTGGACCTGCCGCTGACCACGGTGATCGCCAGCGTGCACGAGCCGTCCGACTTCTCCGGGCTGCCCGTCGTCGGGGACGACCCGGCCGTGCAGGGCGTCCCGATGGCGCCCCCGGACTGGGCCGTCCGCCTGGTCCGGGCAGGCCGCGGACTGCTGTTCCTCGACGAGCTGTCCACCGCTCCCCCGGCCGTCCAGGCCGCCCTGCTCCGCGTGGTCCTCGAACGGCGCATCGGCGCTCTCCGACTCCCGCCCGGTGTGCGGATCGTGGCCGCCGCCAACCCGCGATCCTCGGCAGCCGACGGCTGGGAGCTCAGCCCGCCGCTCGCCAATCGGTTCGTCCATCTGCAGTGGGCCCACGACCACGACGTGGTCGTACGCGGCCTCGGCGGGACCTGGCCGCGAGCCACGCTCCCCCGGCTCGCCCCCGAAAAGCTGACGGAGGCCGTGGAATTCGCCCGTCGCGGTGTGTGCGGGCTGCTGGCCGCCCGCCCCCGGCTCGTCCACCAGCTGCCCAGCGGCGAGGCGCGCCGCGGCGGCGCCTGGCCATCGCCGCGGAGCTGGGAGACGGCGCTGCGCCTCACCGCGTTCGCGACCGCCGCCGGCTCCTCGCGCGACGTCCTCTCTCTGCTGGTCAGGGGCGCCGTGGGCGACGGCCCGGGGCTGGAGCTGCTGGCCGCGCTGGACCGGATGGACCTGCCCGACCCCGAGCTGCTCCTCGCCGACCCCGCGCACGCCGACCTGCCGCAGCGAGGCGATCTGCGCCAGGCCGTGCTCGACGCGGTGGTGGAGGCGGTCAGGAAACGGCCGGAGAGGTCGCGGTGGGACGCGGCGTGGGCGCTCCTGGTCCGCGCCGTCGAGACCGGCGCACCCGATCTGATCGTCGTGCCCGCCACCACACTCGCCTCGTTGCGCCGGGAGGACTGGGACGTACCGGCCTCGATCGAGCGTCTGGCCGGGACCGTGGCCCTGTCCCGGCGTGCGGACCGTTCGCTGGCCCACGCCACGCGCAGGGCGGACGGCGCCGCCAAGGCAGGCCTGTGA
- a CDS encoding DUF2201 family putative metallopeptidase: MTAADALDRDKLFTARLHAARARPYLATALFALHTVASRQVPTMAVDRHWRCYVSPGFVDRTPVEELAGVWVHEVSHLLRDHHGRSDRVARERDLNGPGERLRMNIAADCEINDDVFGEGLVRPEGAIRPETLGLPEGELLEDYLRQFRLGPRTQSMSWLDCGSGADGLERAWELGPDGAHGLSEQERDAVRFRVAQGITARPGSAPRGWRRWAEEAFHPPQPWRELLGAAVRSAASGPGAGEDYTYGRPARRSAGLPGVVLPSLRRRPPRVCVVIDTSGSVSDAELGSALLEVTAISRAVGGRRDLVSVLPCDAAAPSVHSLCRAEGIPLVGGGGTDLRAGFARALRARPAPDVVVVLTDGQTPWPSARPACRTVVGLFPRQGSAGSWDEDDPDYVPDTPPDWARVVEIG, from the coding sequence GTGACGGCGGCGGACGCACTGGACCGGGACAAGCTCTTCACCGCCCGCCTTCACGCGGCCCGCGCCCGCCCCTACTTGGCGACGGCCCTGTTCGCCCTGCACACCGTCGCGTCACGGCAGGTGCCGACGATGGCCGTCGACCGGCACTGGCGGTGCTACGTCTCGCCGGGCTTCGTCGACCGTACGCCGGTGGAAGAGCTGGCCGGAGTGTGGGTGCACGAGGTGTCCCACCTGCTGCGCGACCACCACGGGCGCAGCGACCGGGTCGCCCGGGAGCGTGACCTGAACGGCCCCGGCGAGCGGCTGCGGATGAACATCGCAGCGGACTGCGAGATCAACGACGACGTGTTCGGGGAGGGTCTCGTGCGGCCCGAGGGCGCCATACGACCCGAGACGTTGGGGCTGCCCGAAGGGGAGCTCCTGGAGGACTATCTGCGCCAGTTCCGGCTCGGGCCGCGGACGCAGAGCATGTCCTGGCTGGACTGCGGGAGCGGCGCCGACGGGCTGGAGCGCGCGTGGGAACTCGGGCCGGACGGGGCGCACGGGCTCAGCGAGCAGGAGAGGGACGCGGTCCGCTTCCGGGTGGCCCAGGGCATCACCGCGCGGCCTGGCAGCGCGCCGAGAGGGTGGCGGCGGTGGGCGGAGGAGGCGTTCCATCCGCCGCAGCCGTGGCGGGAGTTGCTGGGTGCGGCGGTCCGCTCCGCGGCGTCGGGGCCCGGTGCGGGTGAGGACTACACGTACGGGCGGCCGGCGCGGCGTTCGGCCGGACTGCCCGGCGTCGTCCTGCCGAGTCTGCGGCGCAGGCCGCCGCGGGTCTGCGTGGTCATCGACACGTCCGGTTCGGTGAGCGACGCCGAACTGGGCAGCGCGCTCCTCGAAGTGACCGCGATCTCCCGTGCGGTGGGCGGCCGTCGCGACCTGGTCTCGGTGCTGCCGTGCGACGCGGCCGCCCCGTCCGTGCACTCGCTCTGCCGGGCGGAGGGGATTCCGCTGGTGGGCGGCGGGGGCACGGATCTGCGGGCCGGTTTCGCCAGGGCGCTGCGCGCGCGGCCCGCGCCCGACGTCGTCGTGGTCCTGACCGACGGGCAGACGCCGTGGCCGAGCGCGCGGCCCGCGTGCCGGACGGTGGTCGGGCTCTTCCCCCGGCAGGGGTCGGCCGGATCCTGGGACGAGGACGACCCCGACTACGTACCGGACACGCCGCCCGACTGGGCCCGCGTGGTGGAGATCGGGTAG
- the katG gene encoding catalase/peroxidase HPI gives MTENHDAIVTDPKPEETGGCPVAHRAPHPTQGGGNRQWWPERLNLKILAKNPAAANPLGEEFDYAEAFKTLDLPTVKRDIAEALTTSQDWWPADFGNYGPFMIRMAWHSAGTYRISDGRGGAGAGQQRFAPLNSWPDNASLDKARRLLWPVKKKYGQSLSWADLLILTGNVALETMGLKTFGFGGGRADVWEPDEDVYWGPETDWLGDERYTGDRELENPLGAVQMGLIYVNPEGPNGNPDPIAAARDIRETFRRMAMNDEETVALIAGGHTFGKTHGAGPADAVGDDPEAAPMEQMGLGWRSTHGTGVGADAITSGLEGIWTDTPTTWDNSFFEILFGYEWELFKSPAGAHQWRPKDGAGAGTVPDAFDETKKHAPTMLTTDLSLRLDPVYEQISRRFKDDPDAFADAFARAWYKLTHRDMGPIVRYLGPEVPSETLVWQDPLPEVTYESIDATDVTALKEQVLASDLSVSQLVSTAWAAASSFRGSDKRGGANGARIRLEPQRGWEVNNPDELATVLRALEGIQESFNASRTDGKQVSLADLIVLAGSAAVEQAAKDAGFAVDVPFTAGRVDASQEQTDVESFAEIEPVADGFRNHVGKGSRLPAEYLLLDKANLLTLSAPEMTVLVGGLRVLGANHQGSKHGVLTTRPGTLTNDFYVNLLDLGTEWKSTSEAQDTFEARDASGAVKWTGTRADLVFGSNSELRALAEVYASDDAKEKFVRDFVAAWVKVMNLDRFDIA, from the coding sequence ATGACCGAGAACCACGACGCGATCGTCACCGACCCCAAACCGGAGGAGACGGGCGGCTGCCCGGTGGCGCACCGCGCGCCGCACCCGACGCAGGGCGGTGGGAACCGGCAGTGGTGGCCGGAGCGGCTCAACCTGAAGATCCTGGCGAAGAACCCCGCCGCGGCCAACCCGCTCGGTGAGGAGTTCGACTACGCCGAGGCGTTCAAGACCCTCGACCTCCCCACCGTGAAGCGGGACATCGCCGAGGCGCTCACGACCTCCCAGGACTGGTGGCCCGCCGACTTCGGCAACTACGGCCCGTTCATGATCCGCATGGCGTGGCACAGCGCGGGCACCTACCGGATCAGCGACGGCCGTGGCGGCGCAGGAGCGGGACAGCAGCGTTTCGCCCCGCTCAACAGCTGGCCGGACAACGCCAGCCTCGACAAGGCCCGCCGTCTGCTGTGGCCGGTCAAGAAGAAGTACGGTCAGTCGCTGTCGTGGGCCGACCTCCTCATCCTCACCGGCAACGTCGCCCTGGAGACGATGGGCCTCAAGACCTTCGGCTTCGGGGGCGGCCGCGCCGACGTGTGGGAGCCCGACGAGGACGTCTACTGGGGCCCCGAGACCGACTGGCTCGGCGACGAGCGCTACACCGGCGACCGCGAGCTGGAGAACCCGCTCGGCGCGGTCCAGATGGGCCTCATCTACGTCAACCCCGAAGGCCCGAACGGCAATCCGGACCCGATCGCCGCGGCCCGCGACATCCGTGAGACGTTCCGCCGGATGGCGATGAACGACGAGGAGACCGTCGCCCTCATCGCGGGCGGCCACACCTTCGGCAAAACCCACGGCGCGGGCCCGGCCGACGCGGTCGGCGACGACCCCGAGGCCGCCCCGATGGAGCAGATGGGCCTGGGCTGGCGCAGCACGCACGGCACGGGCGTCGGCGCCGACGCGATCACCAGCGGGCTCGAGGGCATCTGGACCGACACCCCCACCACGTGGGACAACAGCTTCTTCGAGATCCTCTTCGGCTACGAGTGGGAGCTGTTCAAGAGCCCCGCGGGCGCGCACCAGTGGCGGCCGAAGGACGGCGCGGGCGCGGGCACCGTCCCCGACGCCTTCGACGAGACGAAGAAGCACGCGCCGACGATGCTGACGACCGACCTGTCGCTCCGGCTCGACCCGGTCTACGAGCAGATCTCGCGCCGCTTCAAGGACGACCCCGACGCGTTCGCGGACGCGTTCGCCCGCGCCTGGTACAAGCTGACCCACCGCGACATGGGCCCGATCGTGCGTTACCTCGGCCCGGAGGTCCCGAGCGAGACGCTGGTGTGGCAGGACCCGCTGCCCGAGGTGACGTACGAGAGCATCGACGCCACCGACGTCACCGCTCTCAAGGAGCAGGTCCTCGCCTCGGACCTGTCGGTTTCGCAGCTCGTGTCCACCGCGTGGGCCGCCGCCTCCTCCTTCCGCGGCAGCGACAAGCGCGGCGGCGCCAACGGTGCGCGGATCCGCCTGGAGCCGCAGCGCGGCTGGGAGGTCAACAACCCCGACGAGCTGGCGACGGTCCTGCGCGCCCTCGAGGGCATCCAGGAGTCCTTCAACGCGTCGCGCACGGACGGCAAGCAGGTCTCGCTCGCCGACCTGATCGTGCTCGCGGGAAGCGCGGCCGTCGAGCAGGCCGCCAAGGACGCGGGCTTCGCCGTCGACGTGCCCTTCACCGCGGGCCGCGTCGACGCGTCGCAGGAACAGACCGACGTGGAGTCGTTCGCCGAGATCGAGCCCGTCGCCGACGGGTTCCGCAACCACGTCGGCAAGGGCAGCCGCCTGCCCGCCGAGTACCTGCTGCTCGACAAGGCGAACCTGCTCACCCTGAGCGCCCCGGAGATGACGGTCCTCGTCGGCGGTCTGCGCGTCCTCGGCGCGAACCACCAGGGCTCGAAGCACGGCGTCCTGACCACCAGGCCCGGCACCCTCACCAACGACTTCTACGTCAACCTGCTCGACCTGGGCACGGAGTGGAAGTCGACGTCCGAGGCGCAGGACACGTTCGAGGCCCGCGACGCCTCCGGCGCGGTCAAGTGGACGGGCACGCGGGCCGACCTGGTCTTCGGCTCCAACTCCGAGCTGCGCGCGCTCGCCGAGGTCTACGCGAGCGACGACGCGAAGGAGAAGTTCGTACGTGACTTCGTCGCGGCGTGGGTCAAGGTCATGAACCTCGACCGGTTCGACATCGCGTGA
- a CDS encoding Fur family transcriptional regulator, with translation MSDLLQRLRGRGWRLTAQRRVVAEVLAGEHVHLTADEVLAQATVRLPEISRATVYNTLGELVSLGEVIEVTTDGRAKRYDPNAHRPHQHLVCSGCGTIRDVHPTGDPLTDLPPSERFGYAVTAAEVTYRGRCPGCAGG, from the coding sequence ATGAGTGACCTGCTGCAACGGCTCCGCGGACGCGGCTGGCGGCTGACCGCCCAGCGCCGCGTGGTCGCCGAGGTGCTCGCCGGTGAACACGTCCACCTGACCGCCGACGAGGTACTCGCCCAGGCCACTGTCAGGCTGCCGGAGATATCCCGCGCCACCGTCTACAACACCCTCGGCGAACTCGTCTCGCTCGGCGAGGTGATCGAGGTGACGACCGACGGCCGCGCCAAGCGCTACGACCCCAACGCACACCGCCCGCACCAGCACTTGGTGTGCTCGGGCTGCGGCACGATCCGCGACGTCCACCCCACGGGCGACCCGCTGACCGACCTCCCGCCCTCGGAACGCTTCGGCTACGCGGTCACCGCGGCGGAGGTGACGTACCGGGGGCGCTGTCCGGGGTGTGCGGGGGGCTGA
- a CDS encoding secondary thiamine-phosphate synthase enzyme YjbQ, translated as MSAAFTTRVLQVTTGSTEVVRDLTADCEAFLREAADGRDGLLNIFVPHATAGIAVLETGAGSDDDLLAALHTLLPADDRWQHRHGSPGHGRDHVLPALVPPHATLPVVDGRLELGTWQSVCLVDTNVDNPNRKVRLSFLG; from the coding sequence ATGTCCGCTGCGTTCACCACCCGAGTCCTCCAGGTCACCACAGGATCGACCGAGGTCGTCCGCGACCTCACCGCCGATTGCGAGGCCTTCCTGCGCGAGGCGGCCGACGGCCGCGACGGCCTCCTCAACATCTTCGTCCCGCACGCCACGGCGGGCATCGCCGTGCTGGAGACGGGCGCGGGCAGCGACGACGACCTGCTCGCCGCGCTGCACACGCTGCTCCCCGCGGACGACCGCTGGCAGCACCGCCACGGCAGCCCGGGCCACGGCCGCGACCACGTGCTCCCCGCCCTGGTCCCGCCCCACGCGACCCTGCCGGTCGTCGACGGCCGTCTGGAGCTGGGGACGTGGCAATCGGTGTGCCTGGTCGACACGAACGTGGACAACCCGAACCGCAAGGTGCGCCTGTCGTTCCTCGGCTGA
- a CDS encoding putative leader peptide encodes MLRSALLTTRGHIDLLRVASSACRRGC; translated from the coding sequence ATGTTGCGTTCAGCCCTGCTCACCACGCGCGGTCACATCGACCTGCTGCGGGTGGCTTCCTCCGCGTGTCGTCGCGGCTGCTGA